Proteins from a genomic interval of Fusarium oxysporum Fo47 chromosome I, complete sequence:
- a CDS encoding Cys/Met metabolism PLP-dependent enzyme-domain-containing protein: MSAAPLNSDPVATPPRPPSPVHSFGTLAVHAGAPHDPATGAVIESISLSTTFAQSAVGKPVGEYEYSRSSNPNRTNFETAVAALEHAKYALAFSSGSATTATILQSLAAGSHVISVSDVYGGTHRYFTQVAKAHGVKVTFTPEIEVDISEHITPDTRLIWIESPSNPTLRLVDVRAVVSEAHKHGVLVVVDNTFLSPYVQNPLDFGADIVVHSVTKYINGHSDVVMGVAAFNSDELKNRLSFLQNAIGAVPSAFDSWLAHRGLKTLHLRAREASRNADAVARALEASPLVIAVNYPGLDSHPHRHIAKKQHRDGLGGGMLSFRIQGGHAAAERFCQVTKIFTLAESLGGVESLVEVPSSMTHAGIPRDQREAVGIFDDLVRISCGVEDAQDLTNDVLQALEKATSAAKTNGFNGNGNGVNGS, from the coding sequence ATGTCGGCTGCTCCTCTCAACTCGGACCCTGTGGCCACCCCACCTCGCCCTCCGTCCCCCGTCCACAGCTTCGGTACTCTCGCCGTCCACGCCGGCGCTCCACATGACCCCGCTACCGGCGCCGTGATTGAGTCCATCTCTCTGTCGACCACATTTGCTCAGTCCGCCGTTGGCAAGCCCGTTGGCGAGTATGAGTACTCCCGATCCTCCAATCCCAACCGTACCAACTTCGAGACCGCTGTTGCTGCTCTCGAGCACGCCAAGTACGCCCTCGCTTTCTCCTCCGGTTCCGCCACCACCGCCACTATCCTCCAGAGTCTCGCTGCCGGCAGCCATGTCATCTCCGTCTCCGATGTCTACGGAGGTACCCACCGATACTTCACTCAGGTCGCAAAGGCCCACGGCGTCAAGGTGACCTTCACACCAGAGATTGAGGTCGATATCAGCGAGCACATTACCCCCGATACCCGTCTGATCTGGATCGAGAGTCCTAGCAACCCTACCCTGCGCCTTGTCGATGTCCGAGCTGTTGTTTCTGAGGCCCACAAGCACGGTGTCCTCGTCGTTGTTGACAACACTTTCCTCTCCCCTTACGTCCAGAACCCGCTCGATTTCGGTGCCGACATCGTTGTCCACAGTGTCACCAAGTATATCAACGGTCACAGTGATGTGGTCATGGGTGTTGCtgctttcaacagcgacgaGCTCAAGAACCGTCTGAGCTTCCTTCAGAATGCCATTGGCGCTGTACCCTCAGCATTTGACTCCTGGCTTGCTCACCGTGGTCTGAAGACTCTGCATCTGCGAGCTCGTGAGGCCAGCCGCAACGCTGACGCTGTAGCCCGAGCTCTCGAGGCTTCTCCTCTGGTCATTGCCGTCAACTACCCCGGTCTTGACTCTCACCCTCACCGACATatcgccaagaagcagcatCGTGATGGTCTGGGTGGCGGCATGCTCTCATTCCGCATCCAGGGTGGTCACGCTGCCGCTGAGCGTTTCTGCCAGGTGACGAAGATCTTCACTCTCGCTGAGagtcttggtggtgttgagagtCTGGTCGAAGTTCCCAGCAGCATGACTCATGCCGGTATCCCTCGAGATCAGCGTGAGGCTGTCGGTATTTTCGACGACCTTGTCCGCATCAGCTGCGGTGTTGAGGACGCCCAGGACCTTACCAATGACGTTCTCCAGGCCCTCGAGAAGGCTACATCCGCGGCCAAGACCAACGGTTTCAACGGCAACGGAAATGGCGTCAACGGCTCCTAG